Within Oncorhynchus nerka isolate Pitt River linkage group LG8, Oner_Uvic_2.0, whole genome shotgun sequence, the genomic segment agaaagccagtgtagggaggttagcactggagtaatatgatcacattctttggttctagtcaagattctagcagctgtatttagcactaactgaagtttatttagtgctttatccgggtagcattacagtagtctaacctagaagaaacaaaagcatggatacatttttctgcatcatttttggacagaaagtttcaaatttatgcaatgttacgtagatggaaaaaatctgtccttgaaacagtcttgatatgttcgtcaaaagagagatcagggtccagagtaaagccgaggtccttcacagttttatttgagacgactgtacaaccatcaagattaattgtcagattcaacagaagatctctttgtttcttgggatccaagtttaaaagtagaaagttcgcagccatccacttccttatgtctgaaacacaggcttctagcgagggcaattttggggcttcaccatgttccATTGAAATGTACatctgtgtgtcatctgcatagcagtgaaagttaacattatgttttcgaatgacatccccaaaagGTAAAATACATAGTGAAagcaatagtggtcctaaaacggaaccttgtggaacaccgaaatttacagttgatttgtcagaggacaaacaattcacagagacaaaccgatatctttccgacagataagatctaaaccaggccagaacttgtccgtgtagaccaatttgggtttccaatctctccaaaagaatgtggtgatcgatggtatcaaaagcagcactaaggtctatgagcacgaggacagatgcagagcctcggtctgatgccttTAAAATGTAATtgaccaccttcacaagtgcagtctcagttcTATGATGggatctaaaaccagactgaagcattttggatacattgtttgtcttcaggaaggcagtgagttgctgtgcaacagctttttctaacatttttgagaggaatggaagattcgatataggccgctttttatattttctgggtcaaggtttggctttttcaagagaggctttattactgccacttttagtgagtttggtacacagatagagagccgtttattatgttcaacataggagggccaagcacaggaagcagctctttcagtagtttagttggaatagggtccagtatgcagcttgaaggtttagaggccatgatgatgttcatcattgtgtcaagagatatagtacctaaacacttgagtgtctctcttgatcctaggtcctggcagagttgtgcagactcaggacaactgagctttggaggaatatgcagatttaaagaggtgtccgtaatttgctttctaatgatcatgatcttttcctcaaagaagttcattaaTTTATTACTGTTGAAGTGAAAGCCATTCTCACTTTGGGAATGctactttttagttagctttgcgacagtatcaaaaataaatttcggattgttcttattttccttaaAAATAGGATGACTAGGCAgtagtgagggctcttcgatactgcacagtactgtctttccaagctagtcagaagacttccagtttggtgtggtgccatttccgttccaattttctggaagcttgcttcagagctcgggtattttctgtataccagggagctagtttcttaatgttttttgtttttaggggtgcaactgcatctagggtattgtgcaaggttaaattgagtacctcagttaggtggttaactgatttgtgtcctctgatgtccttgggtaggcagagggagtctggtagggcatcaaggaatctttgtgttgtctgagaatttatagcacgactttaaTACTCCTTGGTTTGgttctgagcagattatttgttgcaattgaaaacgtaataaaatggtggttcgatagtccaggattatgaggaaaaacattaagatctacaacatttattccatgggacaaaactaggtcaagagtatgactgtgacagtgagtaggtccagagacatgttggacaaaacccactgagtcgatgatggctccaaaagccttttgtagtgggtctgtggacttttccatgtgaatattaaagtcaccaaaaattagaatattatcttaagccatgtttcagtcaggccattcacatcaagattatgatcagtgattagttaatatACTTgaactgcctttgaagtaagggatctaacattaagttgcCCTATtctgagatgtgaggtatcacaatctctttcaataatggtaggaatggaggaggtctttatcctagtgagattgctaaggcgaacaccgccatgtttagttttgcccaacctaggtcgaggcacagacatggtctcaatggggatagctgagatgactacactgactatgctagtggcagactccactaagctggcaggctggctaacagcctgctgcctggcctgcaccctatttcattgtggagctagaggagttagagccctgtctatgttggtagataagatgagagcacccctccagctaggatggagtccatcactcctcagcaggccaggcttggtcctgtttgtgggtgagtcccagaaagagggccaattatctacaaattctatcttttagGAGGGGCAGAAagcagttttcaaccagcgattgagttgtgagactctgctgtagagctcatcactccccctaactgggagggggccagaggcaATTACTCTATGCCGACACATCCTTCTAGCTGActtgaagctatgttgcgcttggtgacctctgactgtttcatcctaacatcgttggtgccgacgtggataacaatatctctatactctctacactcgccagttttagctttagccagcaccatcttcagattattCTTAACATCGGTAGCCATGCCCcttggtaaacagtgtatgatcgctggatgattcgttttaagtctaatactgcgggtaatggagtcgccaatgactaggattttcaatttgtcagagctaatggtgggaagctttggagtctcagaccccgtaacgggaggagtagagacaggggaaggctcggcctctgactccgactagCTGCTTAATgaggaaaaccggttgaaagtttctgtcggctgaatgagcgacaccggttgagcattcctacagcatttccctccagaagcaatgggaaagttgtccggctgcggggaccgtgcgaggggatttatactaacattACTATCTGTACCtattggtggcacagacgctgtttcatcctttcctacactgaaattacccttgcctaacgattgcgtctgaagctgggcttgcagcacagctatcctcgccataaggcgatcgttctcctgtatattatgagtacagtgactgcaattagaaggcatcatgttaatgttactacttagcttcggctgttggaggtcctgacgacccatgtccagataaagcgtccggagtgaaaaagttgaatgaaaaaaagttgagtgagggaaaaactcaaaatataaacggtaattaaaaagtaaaaaccgtaaagttgtcaggtagcaaagcaaggttggcaacaaaacgcacagcaacacgtaaacaagtctgcaagttgagACCGGAAGTAGCCCAAACCTGCATAGACAGTTTCAAGACAATCCCCCCAAAATTGACCAATGTCCTCTTCTGATTGAATTTTAACAAGGCTTTTAGTGTCTAAAACTGCAAGACCATTGTGTCCAATGAAGGGAAAAAtgatggcgcagtggtctaaggcactgtattgcAGTgcctagctgtgccaccagagatgcTGGGTTTGAGCCCATGCTCTGCCGCAGCcaggaggcccatggggcggtgcacatttggcccagtgtcgtccgggttagcgagggtttggccggcagggatatccttgtctcatcatgcactaatgactcctgtggcggggtgcagtgcacgctgaccaggtcgctaggtgtacagtgtttcctctgacacattggtgcggctggcttccgggttggatgtgtgttgtgtcaagaagcagtgcggcttggttgggttgtgtttcggaggacgcatggctcttgacctttgcctctcctgagtccgtatgggagttgcagcgatgagacaagacagtaactactaccaattagataccatgaaattggggagaaaaaggggtcaaagaAATGTCATATGCTGGGTGATGAGGGTCCCCCTATCTAAACTATGTACAATTTGGGAAGATTTAACCTATTTAACCCtttgaaacacaacccaacctcaTTAAGTCACTTCCTGAAATAGCAGGAAGCTTAACTTCAATATACAGCCTCTTGGTACCATGTTAAGGATGAATGTGCTGTTGCCACAGTAAGCTGAACCTCAACACAGGGCATCCCTGTAAGGTCACAATGGGTGTGTGAAAGGACGATTAGCTAGAAGGTAAGGCTTTTATATCGAAGAAAGGCCTTATTGTCTGTGGGACGAAGTGTTCACTGTCAAGAGTTAATTTGACATAGTCAGGTGTAGGCTTGCTTTCACCAGGAGTGTCTGTTTAACAATCCCATACCTGCATTTTGTTTCTAGCCTCAACCGTTCTGCTGATGATGCTCAAAAGCACATTAACTCTAGGTCAGGCTTCAAGTGAAGCATACCTTTCTGCAATGTAGTTGGGGGGTGAGGTGAATTAATTAATTGATCATTTGTGTCGAGGGTTAGTGGACAAGTAGTTAGGATTATGGCTAGGTTTGAGGGTTAAGGGTAATATATTTCACGACGGTTGACGAGAAATTGACTAATTCTCATCTAGACTTTTTAAGAAACatttgtgtgtggaaaatgacaAACCACTTGTATAATCTATTTACATACATTTCAAAGAGACATACAGttgaggtcagaagtttacatacacttatgttggagtcattaaaacttgtttttcaaccacttcacaaatttcctgttaacaaactatactgTCCTCCCAAGCagaaaggcagtaactgctcatagtGGAACTGAGAAAAATGACTTCAAAGCTTTTTGAGTGTCCAGCCAAATGAATTATAGGGAGATCATTGGAGATGTAATGATTTGTTGCCTTACTATGAGTACATGTTTTATTCATGTTGACCCTGACCTCTGACATGACCTTTGACCCTTAAACGGCAGTTACTGCCTTCTTCCTTGGCATGATATGTTATAAATTGCAGGGTAATACCAAAGCAAAGAGCAGTATCTGCCATTTTCATTTGTTAGTTTACTATACTTCTCATTTATGCTATTAATACAAGAGCAGTGTAATTACAGACAGTGTAACAGAGTTGAAGATAACAGTTAACAAGTAGCCCATGTCATGTTAAAAGAAGCACTGCAATTGTTTGAATTACATGAAATGATTACCTATCTTGTAATATATAATGATGGAACATGATAGAAGTATGATGTCGGGTAACACAAATTATGAAAAATGACAATGAGTGCTAATAAAAAAGAAATTGTATTTGTTCAAATGACActtttgaatgaatgaatgaatgaatgaataacagCTTTAAGAATACATTTTAAACATATTTACATGTTCATATTCATAAGAGGACCCAAATGACATTTAGCTACGATTAATAAAATGCTCATTAATTACATTTCATTTTTAAGTAAAACTTCTTTAGTGCTCTTCCATATCACTCCTCATCCTCAGCAATGCTGAGCAACAGCAATGCTGTTCACAGCCAAGGCATTCCAGAACTGCCTTCGATTTGCTGGCATCAGAGAGCACCGCTTGGTGATTATGTCCATCTTCTTGGActcttctatccctctatcctgtgTACGTAGTGTCGAGGGTGTCTCTAGAGTGACTTTCTTCATGATAAAGACAAGCTCTGTGAAGTCCTTTTCTTCATGGGAGACTTTGTAGAAGAGGCCCCTGGATCCACGCCTCAACTGGATCTTAGCCATCTCTGCCAGCTTTGGTGCTGCTGCCTTCTTCAGTTTGACGATGGAATGGCCAGCTTTCCATGCCAGGATGTTTTCCTTTTTCATTTTTACCACCTCCACCTTGCCTGCATTGGAAGTGCTGACCACATGGAGGAAGTCCCCGAAGTCGTACACCACACCTCCAGGTCGAGGTTTCATTTAATGTTCCACACCATGGTGGAAACTGTCTGCACTCATGAAGGTTCAAAGAACTTGAGGGGTATGTACTCAGAGAAAATAAATCAGGGACATGCATCCTAATCATTCTATTCTGTCATGGATGATAATAATTAATACTGACATTTTGTGGTGTGCAAACATATGATCATAATCCTTTTCAGTTATTCTATAATATAATCAATGTTGATTTTTATCTTGTGCAAACATTATCATAATAATTTTCACTGTCATAACTCAGTTCATCTATTAATTTCATACCTGCTCCCAAAAAGGCTCTTAAACAACACAATTTACAATTTCagggtgggtataatttgtggaacattccaacaggaatctgtttCAAAAACATTGTAAATaaggttgccaacaaacaacGCATACAAAGTTGTATAGCGGCAGAATACGATACCGGGTAGAGAGTGGGCTATGTCATTATtttctttcccccttctgatgaccaggtggcgaatcgcatctctgcatgtctggcagacatatcagtgtggatgacggatcaccacctcaagctgaacctcggcaagacggagctgctcttcctcccggggaaggactgcccgttccatgatctcgccatcacggttgacaactccattgtgtcctcctcccagagcgctaaaaaccttggcgtgatcctggacaacaccctgtcgttctcaactaacatcaaggcggtggcccgttcttgtaggttcatgctctacaacatccgcagagtacgaccctgcctcacacaggaagcagcgcaggtcctaatccaggcacttgtcatctcccgtctggattactgcaactcgctgttggctgggctccctgcctgtgccattaaacccctacaactcatccagaacgccgcagcccgtctggtgttcaaccttcccaagttctctcacgtcaccccgctcctccgctctctccactggcttccagttgaagctcgcatccgctacaagaccatggtgcttgcctacggagctgtgaggggaacggcacctcagtacctccaggctctgatcaggccctacacccaaacaagggcactgcgttcatccacctctggcctgctcgcctccctaccactgaggaagtacagttcccgcgcagcccagtcaaaactgttcgctgctctggccccccaatggtggaacaaactccctcacgacgccaggacagctgagtcaatcaccaccttccggagacacctgaaaccccacctctttcaggaatacctaggataggataaagtaatccttctcacccccccccttaaaagatttagatgcactattgtaaagtggctgttccactggatgtcttaaggtgaacgcaccaatttgtaagtcgctctggataagagcgtctgctaaatgacttaaatgtaaatgtaaattatgtTTTTCACTCACCacctttattctgaaaaatgtctGTCCTCACTCTGGTAGCCTATGGACAAACATTAAGAATAAGCTTTGTGGTGAGTTAATGCTTATTcggcagctaacgttagttagcctgGTGAAGTGATCATGCTAATTTGTATGTgttgtttgttggcaaccttgtACTTTCCGaagtttttggaacagattcctgttggaacgttccacaaattatacccaccctCAATTTCATACTCATGACGTCACAACACCCAtaaagctatctagctagctggctaatgttagctagtccgCTATCTTGCTAAATAGCGATTATCGTCAATTAACTATATGACCAAAAAATATGCATcatcgtttgtctctacattaactaacatattcctttcaactgtacattttttgGGTGACACGTTATGATGTTATAATTACTTGCATTTTCTTCCATCCAAGtatttttgtcagccatctttgctgaagaagGTCTCCAACCTTGGGTCACATAGCATAAAATTTGTCAGgggaaccactcgatatgattggcCCAGCGGTCGCCGCTGGTGATTTCCATAACCACCAGCGAGAGGAATAGAGGCCCAACTCAAAAAACGCAAAAAAAACATGTCTCCTTTCAGCAGGGGACATTTTTCGTTTGTTTCGCCCACCAAGCAAGGCGATTTTTATGGAGGACAATAAAAATGTCGAATTTGGTCATCAAaaaatgtatggattattttCTAAGTGAGGTTTATTTGATTGAATACAAGTTTATAAGAAAGCAGTGACATACCAGCAACTTTAAGGAAAAACACTTTATATTGGAGATGTCTTCAGATGGCTATGCATATTAATGAAATGAGGCTCGAATCATAACATCTCTCTCCATTCAGTACAGGCGGTTGACGTCAACAACCCTCATTgaatatttaaaaatgtattacaataatgagatgtattcaccaatccaaagaaagggTAGGCGGGAGCTAGACAGCCTGCCGTGCCGCTTtgtggacaacgactcccattgtggCGGAGAAACAtgtatcttgtcagtatatccatCATCTTTGGTACAGCACAGACGATTTAGCTCCGTAGTCAAACGTCAGAAAACAACCAACAGAACTAAGCGTTCAATATTCGGGCAGGTTGTTTTTTGCTTGGAGGGGGAATCACGTTGGATGTTTTACGGATGTTATGCATGCGTCTCTAACTTGTGTTTCAGGTCGCTTATTTAAAAGGAATACTTGTTTTTGTCTGGTAAACTGTCGCGATTTATGGTCGTTTTCATATGTGCAACAACATGTCAAATGTTAGTCTTTCGAATGGGAGTCCGACGTTGGAAATGGTGGATCCGCGTCGGACGAATCACACGAAGCCCCCGATTCGCAGAAATCTTTTCGGATCGGTAGACCACGACGACTTTAGGAGGGATTGTTTGGTTCAAATGAAAGAGATGGAGAAGGCTTCTATTGACAAATGGAATTATGATTTCCAAAACGACAAGCCCCTTTCCCAGGGAGATTATAAATGGGAACCCATGAAAAGCAGTGACCTGCCTGACTTTTACAGCAGACCGCCTCACAAGCGAGTATTGTCCTCTGGAAATGTGGACCATAACGGGAATCATGATTACCGAGTCCGACCGAGCTGTCTTACGAACGGGGCTGAGCTATCCgaggagactgagagcgagaggcAGACGCATTGTCACCACTCTCACAACCGGGCAAGGAAAAGACCTGCAAATCCAGGTAAATTATGCCGTTTTGAAAATTGACTTGAGGATTTTAGAGTTAACCAATCGAAAACAATTCAGCCAGTCTCCATCGCACAATATGCCACAGTCGAATTAAATTGTTACAATCTGCGAAATTGTATAAAAATTCTGCTTCACTGCACTGATACAATGTCGCAGAAAGCCTATACTTTGTACCCCTCATCTCTAGATTCCGTCGACACTTTCTTTCCAGGAAGACACGCTTTGTGTGTCAAGCTATTTAACACTTTGATTTCTTCCTCGTCTTGTGTTTTGAATGTTAGTTCTGCTCTGATCTAATGAATAGCCTAATTATATAACCACTTGGCTGTTTCGCTTGATGATAAACTTAATTTCTGAACTATTCAACAGGGCGGGAAATTAGCTTTTGGCAATAAACTGTTTACTGACATATctttaaattgtgtttttttcaGAACCCCAAAGTACTGGTAAAAAGTCACATTCCAGTGAAGAGGATGAAGTGGTGTCAAAGtcagtagagcagacacccagcAAAAACGATTCCAGGACACATGAACACTAATACCAAGGTAAGAACTTCATTATCATGCATTTCCAATGTATACTGTCTGGTGAGTGTGAAATGATGTGTTAATGACATAACCTTTGAATAATGATATTTGTTCATGTGGAATTAGAATGTCCTGGAGCATAACCCAGTTGTTCTAATaaccttattataaacattaGCATTTCAGTTGTGAAGCCTTAGTGAGATGTTAAAAAGTGTAGATGACACACTTTGCTAAACACCCCAGCTATCTGGTCTAATATTAACTTAAGCAAGCCTAGTTCAAGTGCAGAACAGTAGTAACACGTCATCAGCAGGCTTTGCATGAGGAAGGGTTGTTTTCAAGAGAATGAGCTCTTCAAGATTTCTTGCTTCTGCAAAAGTCACTTGAGTGACATGTTAACATTTAATGTACACTTTTGCACTGTTTTCTTGCTTCAGCAGAATACACAATGCATGATACTGGACAACTAAACTGTCTTTACTATGCATGTGTTATAACCTTCAGGCTATGTACTCATAACCCCTTCTGTGAACAGAGCTAATATGAATTTGTTTTCCCCACAGCGCTGAGAAGTCCTCCTTTTTCATTGAATACTGTACTTCAGGACCTTAAGAAGAtaagagggaaagaagagaagaCAGGATACAAAATGGCCTgcctttaggagggagggaggctgtgcAAGCACTGAATATATACACTAAAGTTTTGGCACTCAATTTAATCCTATCTCCTCAAAAGCAGAAAATGTAGCAGTGTGCAAAATGGGATGTTTTTCCCTTTTTGCT encodes:
- the LOC115133262 gene encoding cyclin-dependent kinase inhibitor 1B-like produces the protein MCNNMSNVSLSNGSPTLEMVDPRRTNHTKPPIRRNLFGSVDHDDFRRDCLVQMKEMEKASIDKWNYDFQNDKPLSQGDYKWEPMKSSDLPDFYSRPPHKRVLSSGNVDHNGNHDYRVRPSCLTNGAELSEETESERQTHCHHSHNRARKRPANPEPQSTGKKSHSSEEDEVVSKSVEQTPSKNDSRTHEH